The following proteins come from a genomic window of Miscanthus floridulus cultivar M001 chromosome 2, ASM1932011v1, whole genome shotgun sequence:
- the LOC136524957 gene encoding uncharacterized protein: protein MPLHVCRIIVSYASAFSSCRMSEQEVAPEEVNVLKRNSDDVGWEYGFLVDPNNKDKVECKFCGHRSQGGIHRLKEHVANVGTNAKKCRKSTDEAKEKCKKSLEDAKKKRKQQAARELELREEVNVSRVGTEDDEVTCVGSSEPHKLGPIDKWTRAIDPKATKSESLQQQKLNKELWKQRTHEVHKYIARWVYNHAIPFNACDNDEFKQMCEAIGQFGSGLEPPSQRDLRESLLDEEYARTKSLLQERDAEKVKNGCSIMTDAWSDRKRRSIMNLCTNCADGSSFISSKEMSDVSHTSEVIFELIDKAIEDIGQYHVVQVVTDNASNNMGAKKLLAEKRPNIFWTSCATHTISLMLQGIGNMPRFKKVIDQAKAFTIFVYGHTRTLECLRHFTEGKEIIRPGVTRFASAFLTLNSMLEKKDQLRKMVVHSRWDTLKDVKSKKGKRCNNNHIESNLLEGCEVVFECF from the exons ATGCCTTTGCATGTTTGTAGAATTATAGTTTCATATGCCTCTGCATTCTCTTCATGTAGAATGTCGGAGCAAGAAGTTGCTCCGGAGGAAGTGAATGTCCTGAAAAGGAATTCAGATGATGTGGGATGGGAGTATGGGTTTCTGGTGGATCCAAACAATAAGGACAAGGTTGAGTGCAAGTTCTGTGGTCATCGGAGCCAAGGAGGGATCCATCGGTTGAAGGAACATGTGGCCAATGTTGGAACAAATGCGAAGAAATGCAGAAAGAGCACAGATGAGGCTAAAGAGAAGTGCAAGAAATCGCTAGAAGATGCAAAAAAGAAGAGGAAGCAGCAGGCTGCTCGTGAACTAGAGCTTAGAGAAGAAGTGAATGTTTCTCGGGTTGGAACAGAGGATGATGAAGTGACTTGTGTTGGAAGTTCAGAGCCTCACAAATTAGGACCCATTGATAAGTGGACACGTGCTATTGATCCTAAAGCAACAAAATCTGAATCTTTGCAGCAACAGAAGCTGAACAAGGAACTTTGGAAACAAAGAACACATGAGGTGCATAAATATATTGCAAGATGGGTCTATAACCATG CCATACCATTCAACGCTTGTGACAATGATGAGTTCAAGCAAATGTGTGAAGCAATTGGACAGTTTGGTTCTGGATTGGAACCTCCATCTCAGCGTGATCTGCGAGAGAGTTTgctagatgaagaatatgcaagaaCCAAGAGTTTGCTGCAAGAACGTGATGCTGAGAAGGTGAAGAATGGGTGCTCTATTATGACTGATGCTTGGTCAGATAGGAAGAGGAGAAGCATAATGAACCTGTGCACTAATTGTGCTGATGGATCCAGTTTTATCAGCTCAAAAGAGATGTCAGATGTGTCACACACAAGTGAAGTCATCTTTGAACTAATAGACAAAGCTATTGAAGACATTGGTCAGTATCATGTGGTGCAAGTAGTGACAGACAATGCTTCTAACAATATGGGCGCAAAGAAGCTATTGGCTGAGAAGAGACCAAACATCTTTTGGACCTCTTGTGCAACTCACACAATCAGTTTGATGCTCCAAGGAATTGGCAACATGCCACGGTTCAAGAAGGTGATTGACCAAGCAAAGGCATTCACCATATTTGTCTATGGGCACACAAGAACATTAGAGTGCTTGAGACACTTCACAGAGGGGAAAGAGATAATAAGGCCAGGGGTGACTAGGTTTGCTTCAGCTTTTCTCACTTTGAACAGCATGCTAGAGAAGAAGGACCAACTAAGAAAGATGGTAGTTCATAGTAGGTGGGAcacattgaaggatgtgaagtcaaaaaaaggaaaaagatgcAACAACAACCATATTGAGTCCAACCTTTTGGAAGGATGTGAAGTTGTGTTTGAGTGTTTTTGA